One genomic window of Micromonospora sp. WMMD1128 includes the following:
- the ccrA gene encoding crotonyl-CoA carboxylase/reductase produces MQDILEAIMTAEGSAQPERDLAGLAGLPVPESYRGVVVRAEDTHMFDGLATRDKDPRKALHVQEVPTPELGPGEALVAVMASAINYNTVWTSIFEPLPTFTFLKRYGRLSELTRRHDLPYHVVGSDAAGVVLRTGPGVTKWKVGDEVVAHCLSVELEDAAGHDDTMLDPQQRIWGFETNFGGLAELAVVKANQLMPKPRHLSWEEAASPGLVNSTAYRQLVSHHGANMKQGDVVLIWGASGGLGGYATQMALGGGAIPVCVVSSPEKAELCRRMGAELVIDRTAEGFRFWSDEQTQDQDEWRRFGERIRELTGGEDPDIVFEHPGRETFGASVYVAKKGGTIVTCASTSGYLHQYDNRYLWMHLKRIVGSHFANYHEAWQANRLVALGKVHPTVSRTYPLEQTGQAAYEVHRNAHQGKVGVRCLAPTDGLGVRDTALRSRHENAINRFRGH; encoded by the coding sequence GTGCAGGACATCCTTGAAGCGATCATGACGGCGGAGGGCTCGGCGCAGCCGGAGCGGGACCTCGCCGGCCTCGCCGGCCTGCCGGTGCCGGAGAGCTACCGCGGCGTGGTGGTCCGCGCCGAGGACACCCACATGTTCGACGGCCTGGCCACCCGGGACAAGGACCCGCGCAAGGCGCTGCACGTCCAGGAGGTGCCCACCCCCGAGCTGGGCCCGGGTGAGGCGCTTGTCGCGGTGATGGCCAGCGCGATCAACTACAACACGGTGTGGACGAGCATCTTCGAGCCGCTGCCCACGTTCACGTTCCTCAAGCGCTACGGCCGGCTCTCCGAGCTGACCCGCCGGCACGACCTGCCGTACCACGTGGTCGGGTCGGACGCGGCCGGCGTGGTGCTGCGGACCGGGCCCGGGGTGACGAAGTGGAAGGTCGGCGACGAGGTGGTGGCGCACTGCCTGTCGGTCGAGCTGGAGGACGCGGCCGGCCACGACGACACGATGCTCGACCCGCAGCAACGGATCTGGGGCTTCGAGACCAACTTCGGCGGCCTCGCCGAACTGGCCGTGGTCAAGGCCAACCAGCTGATGCCGAAGCCGCGCCACCTGAGCTGGGAGGAGGCGGCCAGCCCCGGGCTGGTCAACTCCACCGCCTACCGGCAGCTCGTCTCACACCACGGAGCCAACATGAAGCAGGGCGACGTGGTGCTGATCTGGGGCGCCTCCGGCGGCCTGGGCGGGTACGCCACCCAGATGGCGCTCGGTGGCGGGGCGATCCCGGTCTGCGTGGTCTCCTCGCCGGAGAAGGCCGAGCTGTGCCGGAGGATGGGCGCCGAGCTGGTCATCGACCGCACCGCCGAGGGCTTCCGGTTCTGGTCCGACGAGCAGACGCAGGACCAGGACGAGTGGCGTCGCTTCGGCGAGCGGATCCGCGAGCTGACCGGCGGCGAGGACCCGGACATCGTGTTCGAGCACCCGGGCCGGGAGACCTTCGGCGCCAGCGTCTACGTCGCCAAGAAGGGCGGCACGATTGTCACCTGCGCCTCCACCAGCGGATATCTGCACCAGTACGACAACCGCTACCTGTGGATGCACCTCAAGCGCATCGTCGGCAGCCACTTCGCCAACTACCACGAGGCGTGGCAGGCCAACCGGCTGGTGGCGCTCGGCAAGGTGCATCCGACCGTGTCGCGGACCTATCCGCTGGAGCAGACCGGCCAGGCCGCGTACGAGGTGCACCGCAACGCGCACCAGGGCAAGGTGGGCGTGCGCTGCCTGGCCCCGACCGACGGGCTCGGCGTCCGGGACACCGCGCTGCGGTCGCGGCACGAAAACGCGATCAACCGGTTCCGCGGGCACTGA
- a CDS encoding DivIVA domain-containing protein: MPQQQSSPLAFFDNANSQPDFTVGLRGYNTNQVDDFIGRLTAALSQSEQARAEAEQRMNDAQRRLRQAEQRQGALEQKLTETNKQLEENSRPTLSGLGTRVEQILRLAEEQANDHRNEAKRESEGILSAARLEAREITDKARAEAAAMKATAEREAGSVRTAAEREAAEVRVQARREADTLRADADRETKQLRTVTAHEVAELKSTVEREVATLRATAEREITQQRAKAAREAEEKRAEATKLLTDARDKRDKDLQALELQLAERREKAEREESARHAAQVSQTQKMVNEAEQRARAAQERAKEIEQRAEARRVESERTANDTVDKAKALADKTLNEARAESQRVLNEARTEAELTTQAARREVEDLTRQKDAVTSQLGQMLSGLAGIVPGVPAGGNKGETPKADASGQKVTAESAG, translated from the coding sequence ATGCCCCAGCAGCAGTCCTCCCCTCTTGCGTTCTTCGATAACGCGAACTCACAGCCCGATTTCACTGTTGGCCTGCGCGGATACAACACCAACCAGGTCGACGACTTCATCGGCCGGCTGACCGCCGCACTGAGCCAGTCCGAGCAGGCCCGCGCCGAGGCCGAGCAGCGGATGAACGACGCCCAGCGCCGTCTCCGGCAGGCCGAGCAGCGCCAGGGCGCGCTCGAGCAGAAGCTCACCGAGACCAACAAGCAGCTCGAGGAGAACAGCCGGCCGACCCTCTCCGGTCTGGGCACCCGCGTCGAGCAGATCCTCCGGCTGGCCGAGGAACAGGCGAACGACCACCGCAACGAGGCCAAGCGCGAGTCGGAGGGCATTCTCTCCGCCGCCCGCCTCGAGGCCCGGGAGATCACGGACAAGGCGCGCGCCGAGGCCGCCGCCATGAAGGCCACCGCCGAGCGCGAGGCCGGCAGCGTCCGCACCGCCGCCGAGCGTGAGGCCGCCGAGGTCCGCGTCCAGGCCCGCCGGGAGGCGGACACCCTGCGCGCCGACGCGGACCGGGAGACCAAGCAGCTGCGTACGGTCACCGCGCACGAGGTGGCCGAGCTGAAGTCGACGGTCGAGCGGGAGGTCGCCACCCTGCGCGCCACCGCCGAGCGGGAGATCACCCAGCAGCGTGCCAAGGCCGCCCGGGAGGCCGAGGAGAAGCGGGCCGAGGCGACCAAGCTGCTCACCGACGCGCGCGACAAGCGCGACAAGGACCTCCAGGCCCTGGAGCTCCAGCTCGCCGAGCGGCGCGAGAAGGCCGAGCGCGAGGAGTCGGCGCGACACGCCGCGCAGGTCTCCCAGACCCAGAAGATGGTCAACGAGGCCGAGCAGCGGGCCCGGGCCGCCCAGGAGCGGGCGAAGGAGATCGAGCAGCGGGCCGAGGCCCGTCGGGTCGAGTCCGAGCGCACCGCCAACGACACGGTCGACAAGGCCAAGGCGCTTGCCGACAAGACGCTGAACGAGGCGCGGGCCGAGTCGCAGCGGGTGCTCAACGAGGCCCGCACCGAGGCGGAGCTGACCACGCAGGCGGCCCGCCGCGAGGTCGAGGACCTGACCCGCCAGAAGGACGCGGTCACCTCGCAGCTCGGGCAGATGCTCTCCGGTCTGGCCGGCATCGTGCCGGGCGTGCCGGCGGGCGGCAACAAGGGCGAGACGCCGAAGGCCGACGCCTCCGGCCAGAAGGTGACGGCCGAGTCGGCCGGCTGA
- a CDS encoding acetyl-CoA C-acetyltransferase encodes MASVIVSGARTPMGRLLGNLKDLPATRLGGIAIKAALERAGVAPDQVQYVIMGQVLQAGAGQIPARQAAVDAGIPMSTPALTINKVCLSGLDAIALADQLIRAGEFDIVVAGGMESMTNAPHLLLGQRAGYKYGDVTIKDHMALDGLTDVWDCCSMGESTERHGARHGITREEQDAFAAASHQRAAAAQKNGHFAEEITPVIIPQRKGDPLVIDEDEGIRPDTTVESLGRLRPAFSKDGTITAGSASPISDGAAAVVVMSKAKATELGLTWLAEVGAHGNVAGPDNSLHSQPSNAINHALKKGGLGLDDLDLIEINEAFAAVGIQSTRDLGISADKVNVNGGAIALGHPIGMSGARLVLTLALELKRRGGGTGAAALCGGGGQGDALIIHVPTGGESHA; translated from the coding sequence ATGGCTTCGGTGATCGTCAGCGGCGCGCGGACCCCGATGGGCCGCCTGCTGGGCAACCTCAAGGATCTTCCGGCGACCAGGCTCGGCGGCATCGCGATCAAGGCCGCGCTGGAGCGCGCCGGCGTGGCACCCGACCAGGTGCAGTACGTGATCATGGGCCAGGTGCTCCAGGCGGGCGCCGGGCAGATCCCGGCCCGGCAGGCCGCCGTCGACGCGGGCATCCCGATGTCCACCCCGGCGTTGACCATCAACAAGGTCTGCCTCTCCGGCCTGGACGCCATCGCGCTTGCCGACCAGCTCATCCGGGCCGGCGAGTTCGACATCGTGGTGGCGGGCGGCATGGAGTCCATGACCAACGCCCCGCATCTGCTGCTCGGGCAGCGTGCCGGCTACAAGTACGGCGACGTCACGATCAAGGACCACATGGCCCTCGACGGGCTCACCGACGTCTGGGACTGCTGCTCGATGGGCGAGTCCACCGAGCGCCACGGCGCGAGGCACGGCATCACCCGCGAGGAGCAGGACGCCTTCGCCGCGGCCAGCCACCAGCGCGCCGCCGCCGCCCAGAAGAACGGCCACTTCGCCGAGGAGATCACCCCGGTGATCATTCCGCAGCGCAAGGGCGACCCGCTGGTGATCGACGAGGACGAGGGCATCCGGCCGGACACCACGGTCGAGTCGCTGGGCCGACTGCGCCCCGCCTTCAGCAAGGACGGGACGATCACCGCGGGCAGCGCCTCGCCGATCTCCGACGGCGCCGCCGCGGTGGTCGTGATGAGCAAGGCCAAGGCGACCGAGCTGGGGCTCACCTGGTTGGCCGAGGTCGGCGCGCACGGCAACGTGGCCGGGCCGGACAACTCCCTGCACTCGCAGCCGTCCAACGCGATCAACCACGCCCTGAAGAAGGGCGGCCTGGGCCTCGACGACCTCGACCTCATCGAGATCAACGAGGCGTTCGCGGCGGTCGGCATCCAGTCCACCCGTGACCTCGGGATCAGCGCCGACAAGGTCAACGTCAACGGCGGGGCCATCGCGCTCGGCCACCCGATCGGCATGTCCGGCGCCCGGCTGGTGCTCACGCTGGCGCTGGAGCTGAAGCGGCGGGGCGGCGGCACCGGCGCGGCTGCGCTCTGCGGCGGTGGCGGCCAGGGCGACGCGCTGATCATCCACGTGCCGACGGGCGGCGAGTCCCACGCGTGA
- the mce gene encoding methylmalonyl-CoA epimerase, whose protein sequence is MAENSSVEPAAEFVTDIGLRRIDHVGIAVADLDAAIDFYQRTFGMRCVHTETNEEQGVREAMLAVGPDTSGGMVQLLAPLSPDSTIGKFLDKRGPGIQQVAYTVADIDATCAALRERGVRLLYETPRRGTSDSRVNFVHPKDGGGVLIELVQPA, encoded by the coding sequence ATGGCTGAGAACTCCTCCGTCGAGCCCGCTGCCGAGTTTGTCACAGACATCGGTCTGCGCCGCATCGACCACGTCGGGATCGCTGTCGCGGACCTGGACGCCGCGATCGACTTCTACCAGCGCACCTTCGGCATGCGCTGCGTGCACACCGAGACGAACGAGGAACAGGGCGTACGCGAGGCGATGCTGGCGGTCGGCCCGGACACCTCCGGCGGCATGGTGCAGTTGCTCGCCCCGCTCTCGCCCGACTCGACGATCGGCAAGTTCCTCGACAAGCGCGGTCCCGGCATCCAGCAGGTCGCGTACACCGTTGCCGACATCGACGCGACCTGTGCGGCGTTGCGGGAGCGTGGGGTCCGGCTGCTCTACGAGACCCCGCGGCGCGGGACGTCGGACTCCCGGGTCAACTTCGTGCACCCGAAGGACGGCGGCGGTGTGCTGATCGAGTTGGTCCAGCCCGCCTGA